Proteins co-encoded in one Dendropsophus ebraccatus isolate aDenEbr1 chromosome 9, aDenEbr1.pat, whole genome shotgun sequence genomic window:
- the LOC138800914 gene encoding anterior gradient protein 2-like, with protein MQPNLFVCCLILLCSALGEAATRKPKSKQAAHEAGKPEAGKPEAGKPEAGKSEAGKSDTQSKEASVTQPKTLSRGWGESITWSQTYEEALARCRETRKPLMVIHHLEDCPFSQELKKAFAADTMAQKLAQEDFVMLNVVHPVADENQSPDGFYVPRVIFVDPSMTVRTDLAGRYANRLYAYEAGDIPELITNMKKAKILLKTEL; from the exons ATGCAGCCCAACCTGTTTGTTTGTTGCCTCATTCTCCTCTGTTCAGCGCTGGGAGAGGCAGCTACAAGGAAGCCAAAAAGCAAGCAAGCGGCACATGAGGCAGGCAAACCTGAGGCAGGCAAACCTGAGGCAGGCAAACCTGAGGCAGGAAAATCTGAGGCAGGCAAATCTGATACCCAGTCTAAAGAGGCCTCAGTCACTCAGCCCAAAACCCTGTCAAGAG GCTGGGGTGAGAGCATTACGTGGTCTCAGACCTATGAAGAAGCATTGGCCAGGTGCAGGGAAAC AAGGAAACCTCTTATGGTGATTCATCACTTGGAAGACTGCCCCTTTAGCCAAG AACTGAAGAAAGCTTTTGCAGCTGATACTATGGCACAGAAACTGGCTCAGGAAGATTTTGTTATGCTGAATGTTGTG CACCCCGTGGCCGATGAGAACCAGTCTCCAGATGGATTTTACGTACCCAGGGTCATATTTGTGG ATCCATCAATGACTGTCAGGACAGATCTTGCTGGAAGATACGCTAACAGACTGTACGCCTATGAAGCTGGTGATATTCCAGAGT TGATCACGAACATGAAGAAAGCTAAAATCCTCCTGAAAACCGAATTGTAA